The genomic interval taataggtctgtagttcgcgggctgacgcagatccttccccatcttcgaaatcgccacgatctctgcatgcttccaggactgaggaaaactgcaggaccggaggattacattaaagacggcggcgagatgagtgacagccatcggcggcaacttctggagtagggcgttggaaacctcgtctgggcccacAGCTTTCCTGGGTTCAGGGCACGctggatggacgacacctcctccgccgtcgtctcttcaatgacgtcatcgtcgtcgcgtgcctccaagtagcgtgggagccggtcagcaaccaggtcgtcgtggacagcgtcggtcgggtcttcgatcggcgtaaacgcaacctcaaagacgtctgcgagggcatcagccttcgcagcctGATCATAgaccagcagtggagggatacgttgcgtgcggcgtaggaaacgcttcgtcgtctgccaggccgtgccgtcgtcaagacagagggtggcgaccttgttattccagtcgcgattgcgatggttgtcaatggtgACTCGGatatcccgccgcatcctgttgaggaggcgcttggtgtcggcatttcttatccgctgccactcccggtagacccggttcttctcagtgatggccgcaaggatgtccggcggcagctggcgcgagtagtcaggcggagttcgaggtcggggcggcgttgctatgttggcaacgtctatcgtggttgccgcaaagtgcagaagtgctgcgtccgctccagcttccccAGGGGGCGGCGCGGCAgagagtgagtccgtcacggctgcttgaaacctgccccagtcgatgccagcaagtcagatgcctcgcctgggctgttgcagggcgtctaagtcgatatcgaaaaccactgggacgtgatcagaagacagtgccgtccccgtcgtggcggtgatctgatgagggatgcccttgacgactgcgAGGTCGGTGATATCCGGGAGGCCActggcagggaagattgtcggatcgtacggccccaccacaagcccatggtggcgttctgctacccggagcaggcagcggccagcggctttggtgatcctggagttccaggagacatgtttactgtTGAAGTccctggcgacgaacacctgccccctcaaggagagcagagaatcgatgtcagcagggtccagtggacgagacggcggccgataggcagcgacgaacgtgatggcgcctgccgaggtgtgaacgacgacaccagtggcctccagggttgccagtggtggaagttgcatcacgtgatgacgaatgccattgcggacgtaaacggctgtcccaccacccgccgtcggtcgatcggtgcgatagctggagtagttggccgccctgacgtcgaccccaggcttcaggtgggtttcgttgataaggcagacgtcgacggcttcatctcgaagaaattggcgaagttcaccagcttgagtgcggacgctgttggcattccacgcgacgactgtgagccctctaacgctggccatggtgcagctggtgagtgttgacagcggtcggcagcagtgagttgctgcgacaggacttcaatcaatttcgtagcactggtcaccaaggcagtgagctgcgcgacgaggttggccaggtcagcgttGGAGGCAGCCGGCgtggccccgtcgctggaagggggaggcgtgactgactcgcttggagagtccacctggggctgctcgactgacggtgctgagcgctgggtacccacggggcgctgacccccgcgcaggcgattggcggggcgcggtctgGCCGACGGCCCGGGAGACGCAGTACCCGGGTCcaccactagcagctgtggtggaggcgcaggagcctcaggtatcggcacggcatcggacgcggcaggagcaggagcagccgacgcagccgggacgacggagggcgcccctgacgttgccgccgcgaaagagacgccgggccgtatCGTTGCTGGTTTCTTCGGACGCAGCGCTGGTGTTTGGCatcgttggcgagcgatggcacgcttccacacctcacacccacgatagctggccacgtgagcagcgccacagagtgcacatgtcggcttctcagtgggcggacgggggcacgcacttcctgcgtgggcgccggcgcatttaacacatctgtccggcatagagcagtggcgcgcgacgtgattgatcccctggcagcgaaagcactgcacagggcctctcctggagcgaagatcttcggtctgaaccggaacgtcggcgacccgcgtcaattggtatagGTTGCGGTTCTCCACAGTGTCGGAGCAGatgaccaggaagagcggcatatcatcgcgcgatttaggcgacttcatcttcacgactgccagtatgtagaagcccaggtcagcgagttcgcgatgcaggtgatcggcttccatgttgaatgggaggtcccggatgacaatcttcaagaccttgtcaggtgcggaagcgtgggtatagaacgggagaccacgctcagacgcctcctgagtgatccggcgatagtcgtcagcagttcggagtgtgaccctgtacaggtctcgtccggcaggcttcacagtatacacggccgttgtccagctgcgcaacaacttctgcagttccccatagggcggccgaaactggaggaccaccggcggaagatgggagtctttcttcggcgcaggatcgcgcggcagctggtccggcgcgtcagcgagcgcgtcgaatgagtaggtgacggcagttggaagcgtcatCGATGattgcatgcgtcttgcagtgcgccgggccgggacaaaaccatcagcgtcaggggcgaaatcttgcttggccctcttctcgatcggcgagctgcgaacagcggacgtcgcggctgttgccctcctcttctgtttcccacatcgtccgcgtggctgagggacggtggagctctcatcttcagaatcgggttgcggaacagacagcgctgtcttcaaagttttcggagctgtgtccatcaaatccataaccatagcactggtcgtcataagtggggggccagatggggccgccgacggcgcaagcgcggccggacggcgatctgccacccccttcgcgtcgctagcaagcgcaggtacgtccttctcgcggctgcacatctcagcgactcgaGTGGTGCGACTGcccagctcatagcgccccttaaatgcacatgaacaggcaacctttcccctttcccaccagatggagacaccaaagctgcgatttccacagcggagccaccgccagaaacggagagcgactgcttcacaccaCGGCTCAAGGATGACTGGCGCATCCATCTTTTGCATATGTGGTCAGCCAGTGGCATTTTCCTGTGCCTTCCTTTTAGCTCCTATGAcgttttacttgtgttttagtCTCTTGTACAGCACCTTTTAAACTTtccctttgtcttagagtgtatgatcacatttaattaattttaaccatattctttacttttaatgtgTAAGAGCGTTGAAGACTTCGACGTTAAGCACATTCAAAGCGAACAGTTTCattatttcggaaatgcttccagcgTTGGCCTGAAAAGCACCGATCATTGCTTTATGCAgtactccgtttccgcattacgacaacgactgcagatGATGAGGTTCAAGGCGTAAGGTAAACGAATTTGAGGGCAATGTTGTGGAAAGGGAAGAGCAAGTAGATGAATATctggtgggagatatgatactgcaagaagaatttggcaGCGCACCGGAAGATCAACACAATGTTCCTGAAGAAGATGACATTCTCGGAGGATTACAGAGGAGGTCCATTAACCTAGTATACAAAATAAACTCACCGGAGGAAAAAATTAGTCATCCCAGTGCTCAAGCGCAGATGAATTGTTAAGACTATACATGGCGCCGCGATCATGTCACGTGATCAATCGCATGATTGCTGGCTCTACGAGAGCGTAATGTAGTAGCAATCAGACGTTTATGTTTCAAGCGGAGATTGCACATAAACATGGGTAAAGATACGGACGTGACAGGGTGGCAAAACAGGCAGTCCTATGTGATCGTGCCCACGACCGTACGGTGTGTGAAGTTTCTGAATTTGTAGGTGTTTCGCAGCGGACTGTTCAACGTGACTACAAGTAATGGTGTAACGCACGTGGCCACGAAGCATGACTTCAGAACTGTGGTCGGAGAAAGTTCCTGACTCAGAGGGACGGACGACATGTTTCACGGCTCGTGAATCAAAAGCACTTCGAAATCCGAAAGTAATTGCTGCAGGCTATGAATGAATGTCCGTCTCAACCTGTCAGCGTGAGAGTATTGCGACGAGAACTACGtgcaatgaacatctggagtcgaTCACCTCTCAAGAGGCATTTGCTTTCAAAGACTTATAAAGACAACGACAACAAAGTTTATTGGGCTGAGAGATTATGACTCGAACCCAACAGAAAATCTGAAGGATGTGCTGTAAAAGCGTGTGAAATGCCTagaaaccccctccccccctcgcacTTCGGTAGAACTGAGATCATCAGCTAGTGATTTAACTTCAGCGCTTACTTTCTAACCCAATCCAGgcggttatcaagtccaggggTGGCAATACAcagtattaaatgatgcttgtaatgatttctgtaggggtgactaattttttgtctgtgGCCTTATTATGGAAAGAAACAAGGTCTTTTGAGTGGATGACATTCCCGGATAGTTATTTAGAACATTTCGCATGGaaaacaagatatatgagacaggcgaaataacgtcAGACTTCAAGAATGGAGTAAGCCCAATTACAAAGAAGAAACATTTTAATATGTGTAAATATTACAGAACCAGCAGTTTAGTAAATCGTGAttgcaaaataatgacacgaaCTATTCATAGAAGAGAGGAACAGTGGTAGAATCCCACATCAGAGTAGATCAGTTTAGTTTTGGGGAAATTTTGGTACTGATACAACGACTTACCTCGTCGAGATAGATGGAAGAAAGGCAAAGCTTCGTTCACgccgtttgtagatttagagaaagctttttccattgttcactggaatacactgtttcaaattctaaaaggagcagagataaaatacagggagctgtaGGTTATCAgtgacttgtacagaaaccaatctGTAGATAGATGAGAATCCTACGATgcgaaaggaaagcagtagttgaggAAGTAATGGGGCAATGTTGAAACCTATCTCTTCTGTTATTTGTCGGTACAAACAACAAGGTTTGAAGGAACTATGGAGGAGTTTACGAAGGGAATGAAAATCCAGGGAGACGATATGTAAAACGTTGATGTTTGTtgatattgtaattctggcagCGACGACAAACGACATGGAAGATCATTTAAATGGATGGGTTGTTTCTTGAATagaagatgaacattaaaaaaagtacAACAAGGGTAATGaggtgtagttgaattaaatcaagcaattctgaagaaattagattaggaaatgagcgacATCGTGTTAGgtgagttttgttactggtgcagtAGAGAAAATAACGATGACTTAAATAGAGAGTACATTaaatgcagactgttaatgaagaggCTTCCGCAGGATACGCAAGTGTTAATAATTGTACGAAACCATTGTtcaaactgaaaaccacaacaacaacaggtaacatTTCTTTACGTCCACGATCAACACCGAGTCCCTGCGCCCCTCATCTGTCTTCTGCAAGTCTTGCTTCATTTCACTAATATCTTCATTATTTACAAGATGCAATGTTCTCGAAACGAGACTTCATCGGTGAAAAGCATTGTGGTAGGAATACATCTGACATTTTGTCCAGTGCCTACGCCACAAGACCAACTCACAATTTCTCAGGTACAGTTTGTCTTGGTTTGATCCCAGGTATCACTACACTCTACCTCCTCCATCTTTCCACTTCCTCTTTCCATTACCACTCATACGCTTACAAAAGGGAAGGCACGAAGATTATAATGTAAGGCTACGTTAATGACGAAGTAAAATAGATGCACTATTAAAACGAACCGGACAAGGATGGGAAGGAAACTGATCACGTTATCAAAGGACTCGCACTGTAATTTCTGCGATTCCAATGTCTCAACCCCCCAGCCACCTCACTCGGCCAGACATTTCCTACAGGTGTTTAGAGAGGTTCAGCATTCATCATTTACTAGCATCATCTACAGCCTGATGACTATGTAATTATGACGCATTTGCTTGATGGAGCAATGTACAGACCAGTTTAGAGCTAATCTAAGCAAGCGCTTCCGGTCCTTAGCGGCATAGCATTGCAAGGTCGAAATTCATAATTTACAAGCACTTTGAGATAAGACTGGCAGTAAAGGAGGCATCGAGCGTTAAATGAGTCTGACTGCGATTTCATTCGTACAGCGCAGCAGATGTAACAGGTGTTTCTTATCTGCACAAAACTCTacaaaaccacttaataatttcacGCCTTCTGTATCATCAAAGTCAACTAGCGTATTGCATCAGCATTTTGATTACCACCAGTTACTTCTCTTAAAAAACTAAGAAAAAATGACACAAAATAGAAACCACTCTTTTAATTACTGTATTGACATCAGTTTACATTTATTTGTACAAAGACGACCAGTTGCCTTTGTGTATCCCAGCGTTTCAGAATATACTAGATTTCCAAAAGATGTCAAACGTTAACTCGTGCATTCACTCGTTCTGCCGAACCTCTACTATTGCGATGTAATCGAAAACGGCACGAGTTGCGGAAATTCTAGACGGTTACGATAAATATGAATGCTCTGTCTACAAATTCCTTCAATTTGACCAACGAAGATCAAATAAGTTGAAATAGGGGAAAAAAAGACTCTTGTAGCCAGACATTTTTGTACAATGGTACGAGGGAGTGTAGAGAGGTATATACGGAAAAAATCCCCACCGTTCGGGTGTGAGCGTGAGTGGAGTGGCGGGGGAGGGGTGTgttaaaggtcacttttttatTGGAGTTTTTGTTGAATAAACCGAAAACCATAGCTTCTAGTTGAAACAGAATTAGACGAAATTAAATTTTCTGTCGACACAGGGtgcatagagagatagagagaggaatCACATACTCGCTGTTCAGTTTACAGACTATGAATGAGtgaagtgcatgaccacaatctggCCATGCACATTCGCTTGCGCTTCTATCCTCCAGCCCCCATCCTCTCCATTCTGTTACACCCTCAGAAGACAATTTATACCTTAATGTGGCTCAACTGCAATTAGAGGTGGATCAGACATTTTCTCTTAATCCACTTCATTTACTatttaaacattatttttaataactgAGATTTTTTCATTCCCTGCAACCCATTAAGTGTTAATCTTAGAGAAAAAGTGACTAGGAGTTTTTCGTCGGAAATTCAAAGCAGTTTAATTTTACACTGGGAAAAATTTACGCTAGATGTACAAAGTCTTCGACTAGACAATTCTCTCCCCTTACTTCGTTAAATGGACTACTGGAACGGCTGCGTGCCTACAACACGCTATGTCTCCTCCATAGGCTCCTCATTGTGCACAAGTTCATGTACTTTTACCACAGATGAAGTAGTTAACGTCACGTTGTAACTGCAGCACAAGCTCTCATTTTGTTCAGTACGCTAACTGTGTCTCATAAATGGGCATTTGTCTCTATCAGACAGAGAAGAAAATGTACATTTCGTCTCCCAGCTACTCTTCTTCCACGTTTCATTTCCCAGTCGTTTGCGCCATTTGGTTGGTTGAATTGggggagcgaggtcatcggtcccacctggttagggaagaatggggaaggaagtcagctctttcaaaggatccatcccggcatttgcgtgaagcgatttagggaaatcacggaaaacctaaatcaggatggcggcacGCGGGTTTGAGCC from Schistocerca gregaria isolate iqSchGreg1 chromosome 6, iqSchGreg1.2, whole genome shotgun sequence carries:
- the LOC126278862 gene encoding uncharacterized protein LOC126278862: MCSREKDVPALASDAKGVADRRPAALAPSAAPSGPPLMTTSAMVMDLMDTAPKTLKTALSVPQPDSEDESSTVPQPRGRCGKQKRRATAATSAVRSSPIEKRAKQDFAPDADGFVPARRTARRMQSSMTLPTAVTYSFDALADAPDQLPRDPAPKKDSHLPPVVLQFRPPYGELQKLLRSWTTAVYTVKPAGRDLYRVTLRTADDYRRITQEASERGSACPRPPTEKPTCALCGAAHVASYRGCEVWKRAIARQRCQTPALRPKKPATIRPGVSFAAATSGAPSVVPAASAAPAPAASDAVPIPEAPAPPPQLLVVDPGTASPGPSARPRPANRLRGGQRPVGTQRSAPSVEQPQVDSPSESVTPPPSSDGATPAASNADLANLVAQLTALVTSATKLIEVLSQQLTAADRCQHSPAAPWPALEGSQSSRGMPTASALKLWKDHEVPAEISHHHPPPE